Proteins from a genomic interval of Desulfovibrio piger:
- the dsrM gene encoding sulfate reduction electron transfer complex DsrMKJOP subunit DsrM: MFASLLVVALIGAIAWAGSAIGLSYLFGVVLPYVAVVTFFLGVIWRMVYWAKSPVPFSIPTTGGQEKSLDFIKHEKWDCPNTKFGVVVRMFLEVCFFRSLFRNTAADVREFDPVTKGPRTIYYSSKWLWFFALLFHYCFLLVFIRHFRFFMDPVPGWLTFMESIDGIMQIGAPRFFWTGGLLLVAVLFLLARRLFNQRLRYISLMNDYFPLFLILGVVLSGICMRYFDKTDIAQVKVFIMGLVHFSPVAPDGISPLFFMHLAFVSVLLLYFPFSKLMHMPGVFFSPTRNLPTNTREVRHVNPWNPPKQYFTYAEYEDVYRDAMAEAGLPLEKQPSSKAAE, from the coding sequence ATGTTCGCATCATTGCTGGTGGTGGCGCTCATCGGGGCCATTGCCTGGGCAGGTTCGGCCATTGGTCTGTCGTACCTGTTCGGCGTGGTTTTGCCCTATGTGGCGGTAGTCACCTTCTTCCTGGGCGTCATCTGGCGCATGGTTTACTGGGCCAAATCGCCCGTGCCTTTCAGCATCCCCACGACCGGGGGTCAGGAAAAGTCGCTGGACTTCATCAAACATGAAAAGTGGGACTGCCCCAACACCAAGTTCGGTGTGGTCGTCCGCATGTTCCTGGAAGTCTGCTTCTTCCGTTCGCTGTTCCGCAATACCGCGGCCGACGTGCGTGAATTCGACCCTGTGACCAAGGGCCCCCGCACCATCTACTACTCCTCCAAGTGGTTGTGGTTCTTCGCCCTGCTGTTCCATTACTGTTTCCTGCTGGTCTTCATCCGCCACTTCCGTTTCTTCATGGATCCGGTGCCCGGCTGGCTGACCTTCATGGAAAGCATCGACGGCATCATGCAGATCGGCGCCCCCCGCTTCTTCTGGACCGGTGGCCTGCTGCTGGTGGCCGTGCTCTTCCTGCTGGCCCGTCGTCTGTTCAACCAGCGTCTGCGTTACATCTCCCTGATGAACGACTACTTCCCCCTGTTCCTCATCCTGGGCGTCGTTCTGAGCGGTATCTGCATGCGCTACTTCGATAAGACCGACATCGCCCAGGTCAAGGTCTTCATCATGGGTCTGGTGCACTTCTCGCCCGTGGCCCCCGACGGCATCAGCCCGCTCTTCTTCATGCATCTGGCCTTTGTCAGCGTGCTGCTGCTGTACTTCCCCTTCTCCAAGCTCATGCACATGCCTGGCGTGTTCTTCAGCCCCACGCGCAACCTTCCCACCAACACCCGCGAAGTGCGCCACGTGAACCCCTGGAACCCGCCCAAGCAGTACTTCACCTATGCCGAATATGAGGACGTTTACCGCGATGCCATGGCCGAAGCCGGCCTGCCGCTGGAAAAGCAGCCCTCTTCCAAGGCCGCCGAGTAA
- a CDS encoding RsbRD N-terminal domain-containing protein yields the protein MNVQKIFREQRAVIVEGWINAVYSTYPLQTTGFLRTKNDPFTNPVGDMTKEAAGLIYNVIAGEHVTPQKIKHALDRFVRLRAVQQYTPSQGLGVFFLMKPLLREHILPLCREKEDLAEYLDAESRLDSVTLLAFDLYSAARETLAETRIAEIRNQHAQLVRWAQSVDGSPVSGKS from the coding sequence ATGAACGTACAAAAAATTTTCCGTGAGCAGCGCGCTGTCATCGTCGAGGGGTGGATCAATGCGGTCTATTCGACCTATCCCCTTCAAACGACTGGCTTTTTGCGCACCAAGAACGATCCTTTCACCAATCCGGTGGGGGATATGACCAAGGAAGCCGCCGGCCTCATCTACAACGTGATCGCCGGCGAACATGTGACGCCGCAAAAGATCAAGCACGCCCTGGACCGCTTCGTGCGGCTGCGTGCCGTGCAGCAGTATACGCCCAGTCAGGGCCTGGGGGTCTTCTTCCTCATGAAGCCCCTGCTGCGCGAACACATCCTTCCCCTGTGCCGGGAGAAGGAAGATCTGGCGGAGTATCTGGACGCGGAATCTCGGCTGGACAGCGTCACGCTGCTGGCCTTCGATTTGTATTCGGCCGCGCGCGAGACCCTGGCGGAAACGCGCATCGCCGAAATACGCAATCAGCATGCCCAGCTGGTGCGCTGGGCGCAATCGGTGGATGGCAGCCCGGTTTCGGGCAAAAGCTAA